In the genome of Alphaproteobacteria bacterium, the window GTTCGATTCCGCGATTTTCAATAAATTGTCGAACTGGCTTAATTTAGTACTGATACTTAGAACCTTGTCTACGCCCGCGGATTTGGCCCGCGCCAAAACGCCTGCAAGATCCGCGGATAAAGGTTCGTAATCAAAATGACAATGCGAATCGATCAACATATTAGGTTCCGGTTTTGGCTTCTTCTTCGACGAATCTTGGGAACACAGGCTGCGCTGGATTCAAGGCTGTGCCAGATAGCAATGCCGCCCCCGCGCCAACATTGGCGAAGGTACGTTTATTGTCGGGCACATTCAAGATGTGCAAGATCTTGGCCGAAGAATCAGGCATGAATGGTTGCGAAGCCAAAGCCAGATGACGAATTACTTCGAGCAATACGTACAACACCGTTTCCATCCGTGCTGGATCGGTTTTACGCAATCCCCATGGGGCTTGGAAATCGACATATTGGTTCGCGGCAACGACCAATGCGCCAAAAACATCCAACGATTTGCCGATCGCCTGGACATCCAATTCCTTGCGCATTTTATCGATCAAGCCATAGGCTTGGTTCAAGATTTCCTGATCAACCGGTTGCAGGCCATTATTTTTCGGCACAACCCCGCCAACATTTTTATGAATGAAGGCAACCACACGTTGCACCAGATTGCCGTAATCGTTGGCAAGTTCCGTGTTCATCCGTCGCAGCATTGATGCATGCGAAAAATCGCCGTCATTGCCAAACGGCACTTCGCGCATCATGAAATAACGCACTTGATCCAGGCCGTATTTTTTAACCAAACCTACCGGATCAATAACATTGCCCAGCGATTTCGAAATCTTTTGGCCTTCGTTGGTCCACCATCCATGCGCAAACACCCGTTTTGGCGGCGGCAAATCGGCGGCCATCAAGAATGCTGGCCAATAGACGCAGTGAAAACGAATAATATCCTTGCCCACCATATGCACATCGCATGGCCAGAAATTTTTAAAATCCGCACCGTTCACATCGGGATATCCGATCGCGGTGATATAATTGCTCAATGCTTCGATCCAAACATA includes:
- a CDS encoding methionine--tRNA ligase encodes the protein MTQKNFYITTPIYYVNDAPHIGHAYTTLACDVLSRFKRLDGYNVRFLTGTDEHGQKVEKAAEKAGMAPQAFTDKVSQNFRDLCRTMNYSEDDFIRTTEPRHLKCAQAFWNKLVEKGDIYLGKYAGWYAVRDEAFYAESELVNGKAPTGADVEWVEEPSYFFKLSAWQDRLLKFYEENPGFIAPESRRNEILSFVRGGLMDLSVSRTSFKWGVPVPNDDKHIMYVWIEALSNYITAIGYPDVNGADFKNFWPCDVHMVGKDIIRFHCVYWPAFLMAADLPPPKRVFAHGWWTNEGQKISKSLGNVIDPVGLVKKYGLDQVRYFMMREVPFGNDGDFSHASMLRRMNTELANDYGNLVQRVVAFIHKNVGGVVPKNNGLQPVDQEILNQAYGLIDKMRKELDVQAIGKSLDVFGALVVAANQYVDFQAPWGLRKTDPARMETVLYVLLEVIRHLALASQPFMPDSSAKILHILNVPDNKRTFANVGAGAALLSGTALNPAQPVFPRFVEEEAKTGT